One Nocardioides luti DNA window includes the following coding sequences:
- a CDS encoding GNAT family N-acetyltransferase, which yields MSATSIREARPADREGVRRVVREAFDGHGDDVVAMVDALDASGATRTSLVAEADGAVVGHVQLSRSWVDARRALVEVLVLSPLGVLPSHQGSGTGTALLSAAVAAARASGAPAVFLEGSPDFYGARGWERGSALGFERPSVRIPDPAFQVVAFDAREEWMTGRLVYAEPFWALDCVGLRDPLLAELEARFAVG from the coding sequence ATGAGCGCGACGTCGATCCGGGAGGCGCGGCCCGCGGACCGTGAGGGCGTACGCCGGGTGGTGCGCGAGGCCTTCGACGGGCACGGCGACGACGTCGTCGCGATGGTCGACGCACTGGACGCCTCGGGCGCCACCCGCACCAGCCTCGTGGCCGAGGCGGACGGAGCGGTCGTGGGCCACGTCCAGCTCAGCCGCTCCTGGGTGGACGCCCGTCGCGCCCTGGTCGAGGTGCTGGTGCTCAGCCCGCTCGGCGTGCTGCCGTCGCACCAGGGGTCCGGGACCGGGACGGCGCTGCTGAGCGCCGCGGTCGCGGCCGCCCGCGCCTCGGGCGCACCGGCCGTGTTCCTGGAGGGCTCGCCGGACTTCTACGGCGCCCGGGGGTGGGAGCGGGGGAGCGCGCTCGGCTTCGAGCGGCCGTCGGTGCGGATCCCGGACCCGGCGTTCCAGGTGGTCGCGTTCGACGCCCGCGAGGAGTGGATGACCGGGCGGCTGGTCTACGCCGAGCCGTTCTGGGCGCTGGACTGCGTCGGCCTGCGCGACCCGCTGCTCGCGGAGCTCGAAGCGCGCTTCGCGGTGGGCTGA
- a CDS encoding YjbQ family protein yields the protein MDSETRTYRTGDREAVLDLTADCTAYAAGRGDGLLHVFVPHATAGIAILETGAGSDDDLLAALADLLPADDRWQHRHGSPGHGRSHVMPAIVPPYATVPVLDGRLALGTWQSICLVDLNVDNPVREVRLSFLADRG from the coding sequence ATGGACTCCGAGACCCGCACCTACCGCACCGGCGACCGCGAGGCGGTCCTCGACCTCACGGCCGACTGCACGGCGTACGCCGCCGGCCGCGGCGACGGGCTGCTCCACGTCTTCGTGCCGCACGCCACCGCCGGGATCGCGATCCTCGAGACCGGCGCCGGCAGCGACGACGACCTGCTGGCCGCCCTCGCCGACCTGCTCCCGGCCGACGACCGGTGGCAGCACCGGCACGGCAGCCCGGGCCACGGGCGCTCGCACGTGATGCCCGCGATCGTGCCGCCCTACGCCACCGTCCCGGTGCTGGACGGTCGCCTGGCGCTCGGCACCTGGCAGAGCATCTGCCTCGTGGACCTCAACGTCGACAACCCCGTCCGCGAGGTGCGGCTGAGCTTCCTGGCGGACCGCGGATGA
- a CDS encoding GNAT family N-acetyltransferase, producing the protein MEVLSVSWRSDLALLALGGSTVEHHRNFVAVRSPDRPTATWANFLLLRRRPTTPELGRLDDLFRETFPDARHRAYAVDDPHATPDDLDPLERAGFRVALTEALTAAEPAAPRSPHLSARVRPLHGDTDWQQRVELVAECSGATADTVQRRVATERRIAERSGGCWFGAFEGERMVAGIGTVPTGDGVVRMQAVDVLRDFRGRGLAGTLVHLAGRQAREHPGVERLLVVGSRDGHGLPVYRDLGFRTVERQASAERAGQP; encoded by the coding sequence ATGGAGGTGCTGTCGGTGTCGTGGCGCTCCGACCTGGCCCTGCTCGCCCTCGGGGGCAGCACGGTCGAGCACCACCGCAACTTCGTGGCCGTCCGGTCCCCCGACCGGCCCACCGCGACCTGGGCCAACTTCCTCCTCCTCCGCCGGCGACCCACCACGCCGGAGCTGGGCCGCCTCGACGACCTCTTCCGCGAGACGTTCCCCGATGCCCGGCACCGGGCGTACGCCGTGGACGACCCGCACGCGACGCCGGACGACCTCGACCCCCTCGAGCGTGCGGGCTTCCGGGTCGCACTCACCGAGGCCCTGACCGCCGCCGAGCCCGCGGCGCCCCGCAGCCCGCACCTGTCCGCCCGCGTGCGTCCTCTGCACGGCGACACCGACTGGCAGCAGCGCGTCGAGCTGGTCGCGGAGTGCTCGGGCGCGACCGCCGACACGGTGCAGCGCCGGGTCGCGACCGAACGCCGGATCGCGGAGCGGAGCGGCGGGTGCTGGTTCGGCGCGTTCGAGGGCGAGCGGATGGTCGCCGGGATCGGCACCGTGCCGACCGGCGACGGCGTGGTCCGGATGCAGGCCGTCGACGTGCTCCGCGACTTCCGCGGCCGCGGGCTGGCCGGGACCCTCGTGCACCTCGCGGGGCGCCAGGCGCGCGAGCACCCGGGCGTGGAGCGGCTGCTGGTCGTCGGCAGCCGGGACGGGCACGGGCTGCCGGTCTACCGCGACCTGGGCTTCCGCACCGTCGAGCGCCAGGCCTCCGCCGAGCGCGCGGGCCAGCCGTAA
- a CDS encoding DUF3105 domain-containing protein — translation MSELFPPRPETDAESDAQSDSAPGPVYGPEREPAPEPRRSRWPIVLAMGSAVLVIALAVLVPVAVQQVRADQDAQDATVAAANLDDVQVFVDERTDHVSGDVDYDAVPPAGGPHDPEWLDCGAYDAPVRDENAVHDLEHGGVWITYDPDLDAADVATLEAALPEDGIMSPYDGLPAPVVVTVWERQLRLTGADDPRLALFVAAFGDGHTAPEPFASCAGGLTDGSGGDSTTV, via the coding sequence ATGTCGGAGCTCTTCCCGCCCCGTCCCGAGACCGACGCCGAGTCGGACGCCCAGTCGGACTCCGCGCCCGGGCCGGTGTACGGACCCGAGCGCGAGCCCGCCCCCGAGCCGCGTCGCAGCCGGTGGCCCATCGTGCTGGCGATGGGCTCCGCGGTCCTCGTGATCGCGCTCGCCGTCCTCGTCCCGGTGGCCGTCCAGCAGGTGCGGGCCGACCAGGACGCCCAGGACGCGACGGTGGCGGCCGCGAACCTCGACGACGTGCAGGTGTTCGTCGACGAGCGCACCGACCACGTGTCGGGCGACGTCGACTACGACGCCGTCCCGCCCGCCGGCGGCCCGCACGACCCCGAGTGGCTGGACTGCGGCGCCTACGACGCCCCGGTCCGCGACGAGAACGCCGTGCACGACCTCGAGCACGGCGGCGTCTGGATCACCTACGACCCGGACCTCGACGCGGCCGACGTCGCGACGCTGGAGGCGGCGCTGCCCGAGGACGGGATCATGTCGCCGTACGACGGCCTGCCGGCGCCGGTCGTCGTGACGGTCTGGGAGCGCCAGCTCCGGCTCACGGGCGCCGACGACCCGCGGCTGGCGCTGTTCGTCGCCGCCTTCGGCGACGGCCACACCGCGCCCGAGCCGTTCGCCTCGTGCGCCGGCGGACTCACCGACGGCAGCGGCGGCGACAGCACGACCGTGTGA
- a CDS encoding thiamine-binding protein produces the protein MIVAFSISPTAADETGGVSEAVAAAVRVVRESGLPNETNAMFTNIEGEWDEVMAVVKQAVEVVAAVSPRVGLVLKADIRPGYDGQLTAKVERVERALER, from the coding sequence ATGATCGTGGCCTTCAGCATCTCCCCGACCGCCGCCGACGAGACGGGCGGTGTGTCCGAGGCCGTGGCCGCCGCCGTGCGCGTCGTGCGCGAGTCCGGGCTGCCCAACGAGACCAACGCGATGTTCACGAACATCGAGGGCGAGTGGGACGAGGTGATGGCGGTCGTGAAGCAGGCCGTCGAGGTCGTCGCCGCCGTGTCGCCGCGGGTCGGGCTGGTGCTCAAGGCCGACATCCGCCCGGGGTACGACGGCCAGCTGACCGCCAAGGTCGAGCGGGTCGAGCGCGCCCTGGAGCGCTGA